The DNA window GGAACTCACCGAGCAGTAGGAGGAGAGCCAGAGGCAACAGCATAGCCAGTAAAGCCAGTGGCCCTAATGACATTGAGCGTTCCTTGGCCGGGCAGGCTCCATTCCTGCACTGGCAGATCCTCACTTTGGCCGTCTGTTTTTTACCAGCGCCCTGCAGATCTGTAACTTCCACGGGAACTTCGTATGTCCCTGTAGGAAGCTCTTTGAGTTGCTGCAACGTTGTTGCTGTGTCTGAGGAGAAAAAGCATACAAAAACTATTCTCAAATTTCtacacaaaacagcaaaacagaGTGTTCATTACGATGTTTTTAAGTAATGCTTTAGCGAAAGATAATCAAAATATGCAGCccaaaagacagaaacagcTTAAAAAATTGTTTGCCATTACAAATAGAATGAAAGTAACTGTAATCCCAAAACAATTTATTATGCAAAATCTTTTCTTTTAGTATTCTTGCATTGCCAATGCAGTAAAATCTGTCTCCCAACTGTGTATGTGTATTTCCCAAACACATGCTAGAGCCCAACTGAAATATGATTGTGTAACATTGGCTTACAACGCATCACAAAGTGTTTCCAAATAAGAAATTGCACAAGATATGTTTACAGAAACAGTGCAAACATTACATCGTTTGTCCACCAGGGAGCGGAAGTTTATTTGTTCCACACAGTACATACTGGGGCTTCAAAtctttcaaaaatcattaaaaatattcATACTTTGCCTTTATATTCAGAAGGTATATTGGCTAATACATCATTATTAGAGTTTTAAAACTTATTTAATATCTTAAATGCTGCAAAGAAAGAAGTTGCATTCATAGAGTATTCAATTACTTTTGGGctaataaaatatgatataatgTAAACTACTTGcatcaataaaatgatcctataatgaaatatatacagtttaaCTAACAGGTCGTTCAACTTCATGAATGTAAAATGACTTTTACTGTGTGGTATTCATCCTTTTCCTCATATATATAAGTGATCTCAATTCCTCTTTCACCACACGGTATCAGCCTAAAAATGCAGTATCAGTCAAGCTGTGAACAATTAACTTCATGCCTTCTGCTTCTGGCTCGTTCACTGGTCATGGAATGCCTCTAGATTTGGTTTATTTAGATAGctttcataaaatgaaaaacacatgttttggagatagaaaacatttgaattaaagCTGAGATTTGGATTATCCTGTGTGAATAGTTTGCATATTTCTTTTAcagatgtatgtatgtatgtaatattgtttttgctgttgtttaatatgtcaattaaaaaaaataaaacaaaatacaaccaCCTACCATTAAATCTAGTCAAGGACCATTCGCCATCATGATCTTTTGGCAAACTGAAGCTGAAGGGGGCAGAAAAGGGACTCTGGTCGTTGTCTTCAGCCACAACCAGCACAGAACCGAGCTGTCCTTGCTTCTCACACACCACCAACTCGCTGGTGGGGATCGTTGGCACGTTGTCATTGACATCCTCGACAATAAGGATGACAGTTCCTGTTCCTGTCTTGGCCTCTGAAATACATGACAATTagtattcaaaataaatagaaaatgtgacATGGACACTGAGAAACAACTAGATAGACAAGTTGGACGCATTCTGACATCAACTAGGTGTGAATTGCCAGTTAATTGTAAATTCTGACAGTCATCTGGGATATAAGCCAAATTTTCACTATCACACCAGACATCAGTGCGTCACAGTAAGTGACTTGTCACATCACATTCTGTCAACAGGTGTTGTCAGGTTTTGACAAAGTCAGTACATGTTACTGAGGGTGGAGATGGTGTTCTCGATCATTTCCGTCTGCTGGAACAGTGCCGCAAAATAGGCGTGATGCCTTGATTTGCATACAGACTACATACTTTTCCAAAACTCTCACTGAGAATTTTATGGATATTGGCCAAGCCCGGTAAGGAAAAAGTGAGTTTATATTCCAGGGAATAGATGTGACTCAGTAATTAGTGAGAAAGGCACGATGATGTGGCCTGTGATTAAGTCATTCTAAAGTTCGTCAGAATTATGGAAGCACAGCAGGTATACTTGAACTTATGCCATTATTACAATTGAGCAATAGTTTTAGTGATGCAGCAACAGCCTGGGCTCTAAACGAGACGATGGCTTATAGAGATCATGGATAGGAAGCATTTACAAGCAACTTACTGGCATCAACAGCCTTCATGGTGATGTTGTAAATTCCATTCTGGACAAACGGTGACTCTCTGTCAATTGTGTTTGCCACCTTCAGCTCTCCGTTAAACTTGTCGACATCGATCCAGGAGCCTGGGTCTGAGAGCTTATAGTACCTGAGAGAGGGTGAGAAAAGTACTTGTGTATGAGGAGCACATTCTTCAGTTCAGCAGTGAAAGTCTGCCCTCCAGTGTTAAAGACAAGTAACAGAAACTTGAGTTGGAGTCTTGAGCATTAGCTGCAGCCTTTGTGTCTGTTCTGAGTCATACTGTTTTACAGGAAAGGTAATTTTGGGATTGCTTACATGATGCCGTTGCTGCTCTTGGTCTCAGGATCCACAGCTGTGTAACTTCCTATCACCGTGCCATTTGGTAGGTTCTCTTTGACGGTGAAGCGGACAACGGGAGCAGAGAATTCGGGACCCTCGTCTTCATCGACGACAGAGACCACCACAGGGACGGACACCCATGGGTCTGTGGTACCTTTCAGCTCAGCTTCATTACGTGCCTGAATCTCGAGATTTACCTTTGAGTTCTTCTCGAAATCTAAGGGCTGTAAACAAGGAGGGCGTGTATTGTGAATAGATATTTATTGTAGGCCTCGAAATGTCATAATGTGCAGGTCTATATAGCTATGTTACTACTACAAATACATTAACTGTAattataaagataataatacaaaatctCACTCACCTTTGCCACATACAGAAGCCCCTCATTGGTGTTGGGGTCAGTATCAATTCTGAAATTTCCATTTTCGTTTCCTTTCGTTATAGCGAATTTTGCCTTCCAGTTTGGTGTGTTTACTAAATCTTTATCTTGAACGGGAATTCGGAGGATAAGTTTTTCACCTTCATTTTCTTTGACAGTGGCTGCATACTACAGGGAACAAAAAAGTGCATTACTTAAACTAGTCAACCAATCTTTTTGTAAAAAACTATTCAAAAGactgatttttttcagaaattcaACTGTTGCGGGTGATTTTGTCATAAAACATTAAGACATAATTTCAAGATGTGACATTCTTTTGAGTACAACACTTACAGCTGATTCTTTGAAAGTTGGTGCATTGTCGTTGATATCACCCACAGTGATGGTTGCTGTTCCTGTGTTGGACAGACCATTTGCTGCACCGTCCATATCTTTGATTACTACTGTCACCAAATGCTTCTCTTGTGTCTAAAGAAAATATGTGACAAAATGATGCGATAAAAAGGTGAATAACATGTAAAGATGTATCCAGACACCAAGATAAAACATATGTAACATCACATTGTTGGGAGTCTATCattaataatcatgtttatcaTGTTGCTCACCTCTCTGTCCAGGTTGCGTGTTTTGGTGGTGATGACACCTGTTTCTGGGTGGATGATAAACCAATCTGATCCTGTCGTGAGAGAATACTTGATCTTGACGTGGAGGCTTCTTTCCAAGTCTCTGTCAACAGCATTCACCTTTCCCACCACTTCTCCTGTGGTGTAAAACACAATCAATTGAGTTTATTACCACCCACACTGATGATCAGATATCACAGGATCATTGGTGTGAATTGAATGTTACTCACCTTCAGCGCTTTGCTCTAACACAGTAAATTGTAGTGCGTCTTTGAATGTCGGAGCGTTGTCATTCACATCATCTACAAGTATGTTGATGTCCAAAGGCAAGTCGGTCTCAGCATTTGTATTTCTGTTGAAAACTCTGGTTGTTAactgtaatgaaaaaaaacattttttttttcaattaaatcacTCTAAAAATACAAAGAAGTACAAATCATAACATATAAGTGAGGATCCCTGAAGTGTGGGTCCCTAAATTGTTCAACCCCCCTGAACCCCCCTTCCAGGGTTATTCCAATCAAGGGTCAACATCATTTCACACTGCCAGGGCCAAAACTGATTTTCCATTAATTGTTTAAATCTTTTGGGGGCTGAAAATGCCAAGCATTACTGTACGTAGTTCCAACTTCTCAATTGTGACCTTGGGCCTTTGAAAATTGAGACAGGAATTTTTCTTATatatgacattttaataaaatgacaGTTCGTTGTctataaaatgattttatagaCAACGAACTGTCAGATTAATCTCTATATTATTACTTTCTGACTCATGTTATACTCACTGTAAAGGATGGGAACTCCTCACGGTCGACTGACTTGTGCACACTCAACATCCCAGAGTATTTGTCAAGAGAGAACACTCCCACTGGATGCTGATCGACACCATGTCCACTGAGCGTGTAGTATACTTCTTGCTTGGCTTCACTGTCCGACACAATCTAGAACAGAAACCAAAAGATTTCAATATGAGAACATGGTTAAAACAGATGTCAATACACATTATTGTAGTTCAGGTATGAAAACAGGAAAGAAGTTAATCACAGGATTAATTCAGCAGAAAGTAATGTAATTAACAggtgtgtctgggtgtgttaatctgggaggggaaaaaagaacgTGAGAAAAGAGGCAAGTGCAGCAagggaagagaagaaaagaaaaaagaaaacgtgTACTTGTTTCACAAATGCTACAATAAAGACTTGaaaatcatattcatattttcttaaaaattgAGATCACCTTTTCAATCTCTCTTGGATAAGGTCCCTTATCATTCTCCAATATGTTGAAGGGTGGGGGACTCCAACGTCTCTTGGAGCGTTTTAGAAACTCCGTCGACTgtaaagggagaaaaaagataCTTTTACAGTCTGACATGTATACACTTGCTTTGAAAGGTTTCAATTGTGCATTAGCTTACCTCTTTTTTCGGCAGTTCACTGCGCACAAGGTGAACTACCATCTCGCTTTTCGGTCCACTGTTGTCCTGAACCCACACAGAAAATGTCCGCCCTGCTATTGGCACTAACACAGTCTTCGTAGATTGTATTTCTCCATTATTCGATATTATAAAGTCCAGGTCCTCCAAAGTGAAGTGCATTGATTGTGTGTCGCAGTCGGCAACTTCAACTGAAAACCGAGAGAGGGAAAGTTTAACTACGCAAAAGCCAATACTGGAAATAATTCAAGCCATGATGGAGCTACAATATAAATTGTTcgacaaaaaataatgagtgaATACCTGTTGCTATGTAGTGTCCATTCTCAACTCTGTTCGGAACAACTACGTACAGAGCGCCCGGGATAAAACACGACTCCACACCGGACAAAATCTAAAGCACAAAGTCGATTTTAAAGTCAGTTCACACAGGGTTAACGAGCCAAAGATTGCTCAAATTAACGAACAGTGCCCCTGTAATAGCAAGTACATTATAGTAATACTTATTTGTATTGACACACGTTAGAGGTTAACACGACagttaaatgttacattttgtcGATAATACTTTCGTATTAGGATAcaaaacaaactgaggaagtACTTACCAACACCAAGCATATGTTGAAAATTAAAACCTTCGCCATTTTCGAAAACTTCTGATAGGACTTTGGCCGTGGGAGGAAGCCGAACACCACCCGCAGTGAATTGTCCAACAAGTGACAGATGATAGATAAGTGTCGAcgttaaagagagaaaaagaactcGTCTGTTCCTGTACTCTGAATGTGGGACGGGCAGACTTCAGCTTGAGCCGCGGTATCTGTCGCTACTGGCAAGGAGTGAGTCAACAGAGACACACCTTAGCTGCCACACCCAGACTGGGAGCCTCCTGCCTGCTGGATCCGCAGGCGAAGCCACCTTTGGACTGTGTTTCTATTGTACTGAACACATAGACTCTTAAAAGTATGTGCATTTATACATTTGTGTCTGCCAGCAGGGGGAAATATTGCTTAAAAATTCTGCCTGctgaagacattttataatGTCAGAATGTTGCAAGACCCCAAGTTAAAAAAGTGCAAGTTCCCatgtaaataaatcattattataattacagcataacagggatgggcaactggaggcccgggggccgcataaggcccgcaccctcacttgaagtggccctcagtacaactacgtgcatttgagcatgacatcttaaaagtgcagtgtaaaaatgcacaaaatgacttcttgcaattactGTTGGTCTGCTGtccttgcactgaaaaaaaaagaaatcacagtaagtggttattttttatttgcttcaaaccttttgtattcctatttatactgttatacgtgcatttgagcatgaaataggttaagttactgcactgttaacatatttaaaatggcagtttcatcatatctggtgaagtgcacggtcctatatgtggccctgtggtagtgttgatgaaaaattgtggccccctccagcatttaagttgcccatccctggcttaTAAGATACAAAAGTCTATTAAAGCACTGTAGTGTCTTTCAGGTATATTATGAGTTTATGCAAGCGTAATATAAGGTTTGTAGATTTCATTCATACCCACAGCAATCAATATATAAtgacacttttatttaaccagctGTTCATATGaactttaattgtatttttttctgattatttacTGAACAATTAGATGAGTGATTgtacagataaaaacaacaga is part of the Centropristis striata isolate RG_2023a ecotype Rhode Island chromosome 11, C.striata_1.0, whole genome shotgun sequence genome and encodes:
- the dsc2l gene encoding desmocollin 2-like protein translates to MAKVLIFNICLVLILSGVESCFIPGALYVVVPNRVENGHYIATVEVADCDTQSMHFTLEDLDFIISNNGEIQSTKTVLVPIAGRTFSVWVQDNSGPKSEMVVHLVRSELPKKESTEFLKRSKRRWSPPPFNILENDKGPYPREIEKIVSDSEAKQEVYYTLSGHGVDQHPVGVFSLDKYSGMLSVHKSVDREEFPSFTLTTRVFNRNTNAETDLPLDINILVDDVNDNAPTFKDALQFTVLEQSAEGEVVGKVNAVDRDLERSLHVKIKYSLTTGSDWFIIHPETGVITTKTRNLDRETQEKHLVTVVIKDMDGAANGLSNTGTATITVGDINDNAPTFKESAYAATVKENEGEKLILRIPVQDKDLVNTPNWKAKFAITKGNENGNFRIDTDPNTNEGLLYVAKPLDFEKNSKVNLEIQARNEAELKGTTDPWVSVPVVVSVVDEDEGPEFSAPVVRFTVKENLPNGTVIGSYTAVDPETKSSNGIMYYKLSDPGSWIDVDKFNGELKVANTIDRESPFVQNGIYNITMKAVDAKAKTGTGTVILIVEDVNDNVPTIPTSELVVCEKQGQLGSVLVVAEDNDQSPFSAPFSFSLPKDHDGEWSLTRFNDTATTLQQLKELPTGTYEVPVEVTDLQGAGKKQTAKVRICQCRNGACPAKERSMSLGPLALLAMLLPLALLLLLGLLLAFFCVTKRDKQEVEYGGDSGGILLKSNTEAPGDEVDSSLINVPIAGVDSAVKGSVKGLNTGWMGNMSTSTMGGLGTADNGMYNTGVVTSEMNDFYSSQYDQYGTQKFGGTLQGSGVNYDNRFIAQDSSYIQNWNTNGRYLQQRLVYFGEEEDGRYAGDLMHSYGFEGVGSEAGSVGCCSEFGNDDNLDFVNTLGPKFKTLGEVCRKT